A window from Triticum aestivum cultivar Chinese Spring chromosome 6D, IWGSC CS RefSeq v2.1, whole genome shotgun sequence encodes these proteins:
- the LOC123145261 gene encoding uncharacterized protein has protein sequence MERFDEYDCASPQSHQHPDRVSDSLEDPISDEDVQPTRLSLACATSNKREKDTRMAGHNESTIWDEVHEEADELAHVHKDPHARSVSLLSAGTSKRSKCENKLKFSIRGFNSILSGVKSENLYAGEQEVSSGMRPAKAIETMMAEQFENIDEETETEELPPDFAHPTKNANISVAELLEDLQDRSASSVRTSFSIHQQTEAKEGKPKVPTSGKKILALLGQRDLDSEEHSEHAIGETSSEDEAEDTVRNNLTMVNKDVKGNRKTMSDLFQEAFTATDMEGTALPMRSTGAGYYGRMQQIMQMEKDRHAEFSRQYNKARDYLGDSNGVTVQILSRSLEGKLTVCLCLLKEKSNLPLTDCDMDDSSSKRTIIFSPKICDNVDLVEGNIIHIHPPWKEVKVKEEEVMLCTYFSHHLA, from the exons ATGGAAAGATTTGATGAGTACGACTGCGCATCACCTCAGTCTCACCAGCACCCCGACCGCGTCTCTGATTCTCTCGAGGATCCGATATCTGATGAG GATGTCCAACCAACAAGGCTCTCGCTGGCCTGTGCTACTTCAAATAAGAGAGAGAAGGATACCAGAATGGCGGGCCACAATGAATCAACCATCTGGGATGAAGTTCACGAAGAGGCTGATGAGCTAGCCCATGTGCATAAAGATCCTCATGCTCGTAGTGTCTCGCTCCTATCTGCTGGAACAAGCAAAA GGAGCAAATGTGAAAATAAGCTCAAATTTTCAATACGTGGATTCAATTCTATTCTGTCAGGCGTAAAGAGTGAAAACTTGTATGCTGGGGAACAAGAAGTTTCCTCAGGAATGCGACCAGCTAAAGCTATAGAAACTATGATGGCTGAGCAGTTCGAAAATATCGATGAAGAAACTGAAACTGAAGAATTGCCCCCAGATTTTGCCCATCCAACCAAGAATGCAAACATTTCAGTTGCTGAACTTCTTGAAGATCTACAGGATAGAAGTGCCTCATCTGTTAGAACATCATTTTCG ATTCATCAACAAACCGAAGCTAAGGAAGGGAAGCCAAAAGTTCCGACTTCAGGGAAGAAAATACTAGCACTTCTAGGTCAGAGGGATCTTGACAGTGAAGAGCACTCGGAGCATGCTATTGGTGAAACGTCTAGTGAGGATGAAGCGGAA GATACTGTTCGAAACAACTTGACTATGGTGAACAAAGATGTGAAGGGAAACCGAAAAACTATGTCTGACCTATTCCAAGAAGCTTTCACTGCAACAGATATGGAGGGTACTGCACTCCCCATGAGATCAACCGG AGCTGGTTATTATGGAAGGATGCAACAGATTATGCAGATGGAGAAAGATAGGCATGCCGAGTTCTCGAGGCAGTATAACAAAGCGCGAGATTATTTAG GTGATTCAAATGGAGTTACTGTTCAAATTTTGTCAAGGTCCTTGGAAGGAAAACTAACAGTCTGCCTCTGCCTGTTGAAAGAAAAGAGTAAC CTTCCGTTGACAGATTGTGACATGGATGACAGCAGTAGTAAGAGGACCATTATCTTCAGTCCCAAAATATGTGACAATGTGGATCTTGTAGAAGGAAACATTATTCACATCCACCCACCATG GAAAGAAGTGAAAGTAAAAGAAGAGGAGGTGATGCTCTGCACCTACTTCTCGCATCACCTGGCGTGA